One stretch of Candidatus Baltobacteraceae bacterium DNA includes these proteins:
- the dapA gene encoding 4-hydroxy-tetrahydrodipicolinate synthase, translated as MNPPEWLRGSMPPLVTPFADGNVDTVAYARLVELQIAGGSQGIVVNGTTSEPSTLSVDERNALIDVAVKTANKRIPIVAATGSQSLAETALLTQHAMRAGVDALLIVTPYYIRPPQRGLIEYYLSVTRGLHIPWMIYHIPGRTAVSVEVETVRKLAELSPTFVGMKHASTDLAYVSDLLAHLPELRIFVGLEELSFPMMALGAVGLMNAVGNLNPRVLAEMCDAVWSGDLARGREMHERLLEVNKAVFFDTNPIPIKYMMKRLGILARNEHRLPMVPATPELERRLDGVLERAGMLAEAARTA; from the coding sequence ATGAATCCTCCCGAATGGCTGCGCGGCTCGATGCCCCCGCTGGTCACGCCGTTCGCCGACGGGAACGTCGATACAGTAGCGTACGCGCGGCTCGTCGAGCTGCAAATTGCGGGCGGCTCGCAGGGTATCGTGGTCAACGGTACGACCTCTGAGCCTTCGACGCTCTCCGTCGACGAGCGCAACGCGCTGATTGACGTTGCGGTGAAGACGGCGAACAAGCGCATTCCGATCGTCGCCGCGACCGGTTCACAGTCGCTTGCCGAGACCGCCCTGTTGACGCAACATGCCATGCGCGCCGGCGTCGATGCACTCTTGATCGTGACGCCGTATTATATCCGTCCGCCGCAACGGGGGCTCATCGAATATTATCTGAGCGTCACGCGCGGGCTGCATATCCCGTGGATGATCTATCACATTCCAGGACGCACGGCAGTAAGCGTCGAGGTGGAGACGGTTCGAAAACTCGCCGAGCTTTCGCCCACGTTCGTTGGGATGAAACATGCCTCGACCGATCTCGCGTACGTTTCCGATCTGCTCGCACACTTGCCCGAGCTGCGCATCTTCGTCGGGTTGGAAGAACTCAGTTTCCCGATGATGGCGCTCGGCGCCGTCGGATTGATGAATGCCGTCGGGAATCTCAATCCGCGTGTCCTCGCCGAGATGTGTGATGCCGTCTGGAGCGGCGATCTCGCGCGCGGGCGCGAGATGCACGAACGATTGCTCGAAGTGAACAAAGCCGTCTTCTTCGATACGAACCCGATCCCGATCAAGTACATGATGAAGCGGCTCGGCATTCTTGCGCGAAACGAGCATCGTCTGCCGATGGTACCGGCCACGCCGGAGCTTGAGCGAAGGCTCGACGGCGTTTTGGAACGTGCCGGGATGTTGGCTGAGGCCGCTCGGACGGCGTGA
- a CDS encoding MaoC family dehydratase, producing the protein MGEKPGWSGRFYEDFEVGDIYRHPFGRTVITTDNMWFTLLTQNVAPVHLDHHYAAQTEFGKPLVDSTFTLALVTGQSVIDVSMNVMANLGWDEIRLPAPVFEGDTLYSQSEVLEKRESKSRKNVGIVTVRTHGFNQNGTVVISFNRTIMVYKRGQAPKIPRVELNT; encoded by the coding sequence ATGGGTGAAAAACCTGGCTGGTCCGGCAGATTCTACGAGGATTTCGAAGTCGGCGACATTTATCGACATCCGTTCGGACGCACCGTGATTACCACGGACAACATGTGGTTCACGTTGCTGACCCAAAACGTTGCCCCGGTTCACCTCGACCATCACTACGCGGCGCAGACCGAATTCGGGAAACCTCTCGTGGACTCGACGTTCACGCTAGCGCTGGTAACCGGACAAAGTGTCATTGATGTCTCTATGAACGTCATGGCAAATCTCGGCTGGGACGAGATTCGTCTTCCCGCACCGGTGTTCGAAGGTGACACGCTCTACTCGCAGAGCGAGGTTCTGGAGAAGCGCGAGTCCAAATCGCGCAAGAACGTCGGCATCGTGACGGTACGGACGCACGGCTTCAACCAAAACGGAACCGTCGTCATCAGCTTCAACCGCACTATCATGGTGTACAAACGCGGCCAAGCGCCGAAGATTCCGCGTGTCGAGCTCAACACCTGA
- a CDS encoding FumA C-terminus/TtdB family hydratase beta subunit — translation MAEHRLTPPLSEDDVRAMRTGDVVYFTGTIWGIRDATYIAMYDRKRPSPVDLSGSVFLHVAPNVRKLPNGKYEPMTVGTTTSMRMDRFTEPSLRETGVRAIIGKGGLSEEASAALKSLGGVYLAIVGGAASVETEQVEAIENVYFEDLMPECLWEFRVRDFGPLTVAMDAHGASIYRDVAATAQERLASIYAKLGIT, via the coding sequence ATGGCCGAGCATCGTCTAACGCCACCACTCTCCGAGGACGACGTGCGCGCGATGCGCACGGGCGACGTCGTCTATTTCACAGGGACGATCTGGGGCATCCGCGACGCAACGTACATCGCCATGTACGATCGCAAGCGACCCTCCCCCGTCGACCTGAGCGGGAGCGTATTCTTGCATGTTGCGCCAAACGTGCGCAAGCTGCCGAACGGCAAGTACGAACCAATGACCGTCGGCACCACGACCAGCATGCGAATGGATCGTTTCACGGAACCATCGCTGCGAGAAACCGGCGTTCGCGCCATCATCGGGAAAGGCGGGCTCTCCGAGGAAGCTAGCGCGGCGCTCAAATCGCTGGGCGGCGTCTACCTCGCAATCGTCGGTGGAGCTGCCTCGGTCGAAACCGAGCAAGTCGAAGCAATCGAAAACGTCTATTTCGAAGACCTAATGCCGGAGTGCCTGTGGGAATTTCGCGTTCGCGATTTCGGACCGCTTACAGTCGCGATGGACGCCCACGGGGCCAGCATTTACCGTGACGTTGCGGCGACCGCACAAGAACGTCTCGCGTCGATCTACGCTAAACTCGGCATCACATGA
- the sdhC gene encoding succinate dehydrogenase, cytochrome b556 subunit translates to MQPNATGIAWWYLRISGLLVISLVLGHLFVMHYANAPSRTTSAFVLVRWSDAFWRDFDWGLLLLALTHGLVGMRNVIADAVPSRIGRRAGEGVLGVLAAGFLALGTVSIVSVARGVETRGPLSGSTWIVPTLDTLLGLLAVITYLAIVAIAIAFIVRATLRLPIGWWQFHGQWAWALHRATGIGIFFFLFVHVLDLALLPLAPNLYDATVASYANPFLMPMEIGLVCAVIYHALNGTRLWILEFLDQQTSKAAIGTFACVIIITVALVLPSIFVLVRGS, encoded by the coding sequence GTGCAACCTAACGCGACGGGAATCGCGTGGTGGTATCTTCGCATTTCGGGCTTGCTCGTGATTTCGCTCGTGCTCGGACACCTGTTCGTAATGCACTACGCGAACGCGCCCTCCAGGACGACGAGCGCGTTCGTACTAGTGCGCTGGTCCGACGCCTTCTGGCGCGACTTCGACTGGGGACTCCTACTACTTGCGCTCACGCACGGGTTGGTCGGGATGCGCAATGTTATCGCGGATGCGGTGCCGAGCCGTATTGGCCGCCGCGCCGGCGAAGGCGTTCTCGGGGTGCTCGCTGCCGGCTTTCTGGCTCTCGGAACCGTATCGATCGTGAGCGTTGCGCGCGGCGTAGAAACCCGCGGCCCGCTCTCGGGCTCGACCTGGATCGTTCCGACGCTTGACACATTGCTGGGTCTGCTGGCCGTCATCACGTATCTGGCCATCGTTGCAATCGCAATCGCCTTCATCGTACGTGCAACGCTGCGCTTGCCGATCGGCTGGTGGCAGTTTCACGGACAATGGGCCTGGGCGTTGCATCGCGCAACCGGCATCGGGATTTTCTTCTTCCTCTTCGTGCACGTGCTCGATCTCGCACTTTTACCGCTCGCGCCGAACCTCTATGACGCCACGGTTGCGAGCTACGCAAATCCGTTCTTGATGCCGATGGAGATCGGGCTCGTATGCGCAGTCATTTATCATGCGCTCAACGGCACGCGCCTATGGATTCTTGAATTCCTCGATCAGCAGACCTCGAAAGCTGCAATCGGCACGTTCGCGTGCGTCATCATCATCACGGTCGCGCTGGTCTTGCCCAGCATCTTTGTGCTGGTCCGAGGCAGCTAA
- a CDS encoding CoA pyrophosphatase: MSSSTPEVWTKAAVILAIYASAPHAVVFIERSPHLRKHAGQIGLPGGSADPIDGDEPATTALRELYEELGVKPDRVRIVGRLPDVQQVSNRFLVTPVVGVIEPGTPLTIDQDEIVGVFTVPLATILASDGIYEDAVMTKERGRISYALDFEGRHIWGLTARILKHFSDAWNAENSTLRADVEAAFA; this comes from the coding sequence GTGTCGAGCTCAACACCTGAGGTCTGGACTAAAGCCGCCGTAATCTTGGCGATCTACGCGTCGGCGCCGCACGCCGTCGTCTTTATCGAGCGTTCGCCGCATCTTCGCAAACACGCGGGCCAAATCGGCCTTCCCGGCGGCAGCGCGGATCCGATCGACGGCGACGAGCCTGCGACGACCGCATTGCGCGAGCTCTACGAAGAGCTCGGCGTAAAACCCGATCGCGTTCGCATCGTTGGGCGATTGCCCGACGTGCAGCAAGTTTCGAATCGTTTTCTCGTGACGCCGGTCGTCGGCGTCATCGAGCCCGGCACACCGCTTACCATCGATCAAGATGAGATCGTCGGCGTGTTCACCGTCCCGCTCGCGACGATACTTGCGAGCGACGGAATCTACGAGGACGCCGTGATGACGAAAGAGCGTGGACGCATCAGCTACGCGCTCGATTTCGAGGGCCGCCATATCTGGGGCCTGACGGCGAGAATTCTCAAACATTTCTCGGATGCTTGGAATGCTGAGAATTCGACGCTGCGGGCCGACGTCGAAGCGGCATTCGCGTAG
- a CDS encoding 2-dehydropantoate 2-reductase, with product MRFAILGAGGIGAYLGARLATAGEDVVLVARGDHQRAMAARGVQVHDADGTRTVKLPALAPNESFAPADVVVITAKAHDITAMLPQIRAAGKPNALIVAAQNGIPWWYFQCHGGKLEDLVLESVDPSGVLAKEIDPNRVVGCVIYCPITLMGPGIVEHQGPKRLEIGRPDGKITPELDTLAEAFERAGFAAPRSENLRKEIWVKLLANAPLNPIGALVRKTSGEIAEVPAGKQLVGEIMHECLAVAAATGLRLDISVEARLAQIPGQVGRHKSSMLQDVEKGRRVEIDGLVGAVVELGDRLGVDIKALRYVYMLAQLL from the coding sequence GGAGAAGACGTCGTTCTCGTCGCGCGCGGCGATCATCAGCGAGCGATGGCGGCGCGTGGCGTGCAAGTGCACGATGCGGATGGCACGCGTACCGTGAAGCTACCGGCACTCGCGCCGAACGAGTCGTTCGCGCCGGCCGACGTCGTCGTCATCACCGCCAAAGCGCACGACATCACGGCGATGCTTCCGCAGATTCGCGCGGCCGGAAAACCGAACGCGCTGATCGTTGCTGCGCAAAATGGAATTCCGTGGTGGTATTTTCAGTGTCACGGCGGCAAGCTCGAAGACCTCGTGCTCGAATCGGTCGATCCCAGCGGAGTACTGGCGAAAGAGATCGATCCGAATCGCGTCGTCGGCTGCGTCATTTATTGTCCGATCACGCTCATGGGTCCAGGAATCGTCGAACACCAAGGTCCCAAGCGTCTCGAAATCGGACGGCCCGACGGAAAGATCACGCCGGAGCTCGATACACTCGCGGAAGCGTTTGAACGCGCCGGCTTCGCCGCGCCGCGCAGTGAAAATTTGCGCAAAGAGATTTGGGTCAAGCTGCTTGCTAACGCACCACTCAACCCGATCGGCGCGCTCGTGCGCAAGACCTCGGGTGAGATTGCCGAGGTTCCCGCCGGGAAGCAGCTGGTCGGCGAGATCATGCACGAATGCCTGGCGGTCGCCGCCGCGACCGGCCTGCGGCTCGATATCAGCGTCGAAGCACGTCTGGCGCAGATACCCGGCCAGGTCGGAAGGCACAAATCATCGATGCTGCAAGACGTCGAAAAAGGCCGGCGCGTCGAAATCGACGGCTTGGTCGGCGCGGTCGTCGAGCTCGGGGATCGCCTCGGCGTCGACATTAAAGCCTTACGCTACGTCTACATGCTTGCGCAACTGCTTTAA
- a CDS encoding fumarylacetoacetate hydrolase family protein, whose amino-acid sequence MRVAEFEAQRFTPPIALRGKIFCIGVNYGNRNAEYKDGTDQPKYPSVFMRTSGSLVGDGEKILRPPESEQLDYEGEIVLVIGKRGRRIPRESALTHIGGLTCGNEGSVRDWMRHGKFNVTQGKNFERSGAIGPALVTADEFKRFDDLRVTTRVNGEVRQDDTTANLIFPFDYLISYISTFSELAPGDVIFTGTPVGSGARFDPPRYLRAGDVVEVEVGGIGVLRNTVADEQV is encoded by the coding sequence GTGAGGGTTGCAGAATTCGAGGCTCAGCGCTTCACGCCGCCGATCGCACTGCGCGGCAAGATATTTTGCATAGGCGTCAATTACGGCAATCGAAACGCGGAATATAAGGACGGCACCGACCAACCGAAATATCCGAGCGTCTTCATGCGCACGTCCGGATCGCTCGTCGGCGACGGCGAGAAGATTCTGCGTCCACCCGAATCGGAGCAGCTCGACTATGAAGGCGAGATCGTGCTCGTGATCGGAAAGCGCGGGCGGCGCATTCCGCGCGAATCGGCGCTCACCCACATCGGTGGGCTGACGTGCGGCAACGAGGGCAGCGTTCGCGACTGGATGCGTCACGGCAAGTTCAACGTCACTCAGGGTAAGAATTTCGAGCGCTCCGGTGCGATCGGACCGGCGCTGGTAACAGCCGATGAGTTCAAGCGCTTCGACGATCTTCGTGTCACGACGCGCGTCAACGGCGAGGTTCGCCAAGACGACACGACCGCGAATCTGATCTTCCCGTTCGATTATCTGATCTCATATATCTCGACGTTCTCCGAGCTCGCACCGGGCGACGTCATCTTCACAGGCACGCCCGTAGGCTCCGGCGCGCGTTTCGATCCGCCGCGGTATCTGCGGGCGGGAGACGTGGTCGAAGTCGAAGTAGGCGGGATCGGCGTGCTGCGCAATACAGTCGCCGACGAGCAGGTGTAA
- a CDS encoding sulfite exporter TauE/SafE family protein — MFDVLHFLVSLAIGAGAGLMGGVFGVSGGTVAISAMALLGFKQQLAQGTSMVMQLPNLAIGAYQYTRRGSVNVRAALTMSGVALPFTFAGAFIATHVPSHNLRIAFCCFFYFIGSFSLWNALRKKKQLMNLPLRWYYLTVLGALGGIATGLFGIGGPALAAPSLVVFFGFTQTAAQGMSIYLSVPSTIISITQYARTHDVDWPAGILLAIGGALLVNVGVTIAHRLSEKALRIAFSCFIYGMATLLLIKGH; from the coding sequence ATGTTCGACGTGCTGCATTTCCTCGTTTCGCTCGCAATCGGCGCCGGCGCGGGGCTTATGGGGGGAGTTTTCGGCGTCAGCGGAGGGACGGTCGCGATCTCCGCGATGGCGCTCCTCGGTTTCAAGCAGCAGCTGGCGCAAGGCACCAGCATGGTGATGCAGCTTCCGAATCTCGCCATCGGGGCGTATCAGTACACGCGCCGCGGAAGCGTCAACGTTCGAGCCGCCTTGACGATGTCGGGGGTCGCTCTGCCCTTCACGTTCGCGGGCGCGTTCATTGCAACGCACGTCCCAAGTCACAATCTGCGGATCGCGTTCTGCTGTTTTTTCTACTTCATAGGGTCGTTCTCGCTATGGAATGCGCTCCGAAAGAAAAAGCAGCTGATGAACCTTCCGCTGCGCTGGTATTACCTCACCGTGCTCGGCGCGCTCGGCGGTATCGCAACGGGACTGTTCGGAATCGGTGGGCCGGCGCTCGCGGCGCCGTCGCTGGTCGTGTTCTTCGGATTCACGCAAACGGCGGCACAGGGCATGTCGATCTATCTCTCTGTCCCTTCGACGATCATCAGCATCACGCAGTACGCGCGAACGCACGACGTCGACTGGCCCGCGGGGATTCTTCTTGCTATCGGTGGTGCGCTTCTCGTCAATGTGGGAGTTACGATCGCGCACCGGCTATCGGAGAAGGCGCTGCGTATCGCCTTCTCGTGTTTTATCTACGGGATGGCCACGCTGCTATTGATCAAAGGGCATTAG
- the sdhB gene encoding succinate dehydrogenase iron-sulfur subunit, translating into MSVHKTFRIRRFDPSNDAHPYWATYTIEAKPKFSVLDGLFAILENQDGTLGFRYSCRAGMCGSCAMRIDGREGLACRIRLENLGATISVEPLRSLPIVKDLTTDMTPFFDKYRKIDPFFVGDSPSFAEQTPEPLRVDPTQPLRQSANRAIDCISCGACYSACPTVASNPAYLGPAALNRAFALAADERDREADRFALISGPEGAYSCRSIGNCVSVCPAGVAPLAAIQLLRRGKSASAT; encoded by the coding sequence ATGAGCGTTCACAAGACCTTTCGCATCCGCCGCTTCGATCCAAGCAACGACGCGCATCCCTATTGGGCGACGTACACGATCGAAGCCAAGCCGAAATTCAGCGTGCTCGACGGTCTCTTTGCGATTCTCGAAAATCAGGACGGGACGCTAGGATTCCGTTATTCATGCCGCGCCGGAATGTGTGGCTCGTGTGCGATGCGGATCGACGGACGCGAAGGCCTCGCGTGCCGGATCCGTCTCGAGAACCTTGGTGCGACGATCAGCGTCGAGCCGCTGCGCTCGCTGCCGATCGTCAAAGATCTCACGACCGACATGACGCCGTTCTTCGATAAATACCGCAAGATCGATCCGTTCTTCGTCGGAGACTCGCCCTCGTTTGCGGAGCAAACGCCCGAGCCGCTGCGCGTCGATCCCACACAGCCGCTACGGCAGAGCGCGAATCGCGCGATCGACTGCATCTCGTGCGGCGCATGCTACTCGGCCTGCCCGACGGTCGCAAGCAATCCCGCATATCTTGGGCCCGCCGCGCTCAATCGCGCCTTCGCGCTCGCGGCCGACGAACGCGATCGTGAAGCCGATCGCTTCGCGCTCATCAGTGGCCCCGAGGGTGCGTATAGCTGCCGTTCTATCGGCAACTGCGTCAGCGTTTGTCCGGCCGGCGTCGCGCCACTCGCCGCAATTCAGCTCTTGCGACGCGGAAAGTCGGCGAGTGCAACCTAA
- a CDS encoding M28 family metallopeptidase: MDNSFEQAFSLEELRSDLNALCDFGGRFAGSESEMRARRFVEARLDEIGAGQSRSIDYPYSGWARGASSVQLSGGTAIESTSLVLSPSTPPEGQELELIDLGRGTSDDFVRERERLRGRAVLVRHEFPFSVHHVHRRRKYDWAKRGGAAAFCIANYLPEVGVVSGSSGRGESDDIPAVGLSYEGGAKIAASTSDGITRIRLRVDAHRVPLEGRHIVYEIPALTDEWVIVCAHLDGHHLAESALDNASGVASVLEIGRRLAPLVGSLRRGLRLMLFTFEEWGLYGSSVYVNELSPEEREKIALVVNLDTIVGADRLSALISGMEDVGRFVQRHTENAPIPVDLIRPVMGNSDHYNFFLGGIPSFRLIAGYEDPGAQTRFLLTPGDTRARIDVERLLVAAQMAGRIAYEACASDQPIAEHLDAEAVRSRLDIEDPWVSDRVKCAS, encoded by the coding sequence GTGGATAATAGCTTTGAGCAGGCGTTTTCGTTGGAAGAGCTTCGCTCCGATCTGAACGCGCTGTGCGACTTCGGAGGCCGGTTCGCCGGATCGGAGAGCGAAATGCGCGCGCGTCGATTCGTTGAAGCGCGCCTCGACGAGATCGGCGCCGGCCAGTCGCGCAGCATCGATTATCCCTATTCGGGATGGGCGAGAGGAGCGAGCAGCGTCCAACTCAGCGGCGGAACCGCCATCGAGAGCACGAGCCTCGTCCTATCGCCGTCGACGCCGCCGGAGGGACAGGAGCTGGAGCTCATCGATCTCGGTCGTGGCACATCGGACGACTTCGTCCGCGAGCGCGAAAGGCTGCGAGGACGTGCCGTCCTGGTGCGACACGAGTTTCCATTCAGCGTGCACCATGTGCACCGCCGGCGAAAGTACGATTGGGCAAAGCGCGGGGGCGCGGCCGCGTTCTGCATCGCCAATTACCTGCCCGAGGTCGGCGTCGTGAGCGGTTCGTCCGGTCGCGGCGAGTCGGACGACATTCCAGCTGTGGGGCTTTCTTACGAAGGTGGCGCGAAGATCGCCGCATCGACATCGGATGGCATAACGAGAATACGTTTACGCGTCGATGCTCATCGCGTTCCGCTGGAAGGCCGGCACATCGTCTACGAGATCCCGGCTCTAACGGATGAGTGGGTGATCGTTTGCGCGCATCTCGATGGGCACCATCTTGCCGAAAGCGCCCTCGACAATGCCAGCGGTGTCGCGTCGGTGCTCGAGATTGGACGCCGCCTTGCCCCTTTGGTGGGCTCTTTGCGGCGTGGTTTGCGTTTGATGCTCTTCACGTTCGAGGAATGGGGATTGTACGGGTCAAGCGTGTATGTCAACGAGCTCTCGCCGGAAGAGCGCGAGAAGATCGCGCTCGTCGTGAATCTCGATACCATCGTCGGGGCCGACCGTCTTTCGGCACTGATCAGCGGGATGGAAGACGTCGGCCGTTTTGTCCAGCGCCACACGGAGAACGCTCCGATACCTGTTGATCTCATTCGTCCGGTTATGGGCAACTCGGATCACTACAATTTCTTCTTGGGCGGGATCCCGTCGTTCCGGCTGATCGCCGGCTACGAAGACCCGGGTGCACAGACACGCTTCCTTCTAACCCCCGGCGACACACGTGCACGTATCGATGTCGAGCGGCTGCTCGTCGCCGCACAGATGGCAGGGCGTATTGCGTATGAGGCGTGCGCGTCGGACCAGCCGATCGCCGAGCATCTCGACGCGGAAGCCGTGCGCTCGCGGCTCGACATCGAAGATCCCTGGGTTTCGGACCGAGTCAAATGCGCATCATAG
- a CDS encoding FAD-dependent oxidoreductase, with amino-acid sequence MSPGYDELTCDFLIIGSGGAGLMAALHAYDLNPRLNIVVVAKGLVGKSGCTRLVQGGFNAALDPKDSVEKHFLDTVKGGAFLNNQDLAWALVSDAPEIIRKLETKVGVFFDRRPDGTIHQKAFAGQSFDRTVHRGDLTGIEIVSRLHDQLFARKITLIDETRALDLIPTKDGSGIAGALLLHQRTGAFTLARARTTLLATGGGPRMYKFSAPSIEKVGDGYAMAYRAGCDLVDMEMMQFHPTGILAGASRLSGMVLEEGLRGAGAYLLNAHGERFMQRYDPERMERATRDVVSRSAYIEIMEGRGTPAGGVYIDASHLGADFVAKTFPGMVRRCAEVGYDLTRRPVEVTPTAHFHMGGVAIDDRCRTAMPGLLVAGEDSGGVHGANRLGGNGVAESCVFGARAGVTAAQICSELDMHAVDASAVNTALDAALAPLTRPEGENPFAIRDRVQAVMWEDAGLVRSGPQLARARATLDELSDRALHCAAPNERRWNLAWQQVLDVRNLITVASLTARAAEHRTETRGSHARSDFAKRDDGRWLVNIHLQNDRIFEVPVVMTRLKPDAAVPA; translated from the coding sequence ATGAGCCCCGGTTACGACGAGCTCACCTGTGATTTTCTGATCATCGGGAGCGGCGGCGCGGGCTTGATGGCGGCGCTGCACGCCTACGATCTGAATCCGCGCCTCAACATCGTCGTCGTTGCCAAAGGCCTGGTTGGCAAGAGCGGCTGCACGCGCCTCGTCCAAGGCGGCTTCAACGCCGCGCTCGATCCGAAAGACTCGGTCGAAAAACATTTTCTCGATACGGTTAAGGGCGGCGCCTTCCTCAACAATCAGGACTTGGCGTGGGCGCTCGTTTCCGACGCGCCCGAAATCATCCGGAAACTGGAGACCAAGGTTGGGGTCTTCTTCGATCGCCGTCCGGATGGAACGATTCATCAGAAGGCATTTGCCGGACAATCTTTCGATCGCACCGTTCATCGCGGCGACCTCACCGGCATCGAAATCGTCAGCCGGCTGCACGATCAACTCTTCGCGCGCAAGATCACGCTGATCGATGAGACACGCGCGCTCGATCTGATTCCAACCAAAGACGGCAGCGGCATTGCCGGCGCCCTGCTTCTTCACCAACGTACCGGCGCGTTCACGCTGGCGCGCGCGCGAACGACGTTGCTGGCGACCGGCGGCGGTCCGCGTATGTACAAATTCTCCGCGCCGTCGATCGAAAAGGTCGGCGACGGATATGCGATGGCGTATCGCGCCGGCTGCGATCTCGTCGACATGGAGATGATGCAATTTCATCCGACGGGGATTTTAGCGGGCGCATCGCGGCTTTCCGGAATGGTCCTCGAAGAAGGCTTGCGCGGCGCCGGCGCCTATCTGCTCAATGCACACGGCGAGCGCTTCATGCAGCGTTACGATCCGGAACGCATGGAGCGCGCGACACGCGATGTCGTCTCACGCTCGGCATATATCGAGATCATGGAAGGACGCGGCACGCCCGCGGGCGGCGTTTACATCGATGCATCGCATCTCGGCGCCGATTTCGTTGCGAAAACCTTTCCCGGGATGGTCCGGCGTTGCGCCGAGGTCGGCTACGATCTGACGCGCAGACCGGTCGAGGTCACTCCGACCGCGCACTTTCACATGGGCGGCGTGGCAATCGACGATCGCTGCCGTACCGCGATGCCCGGGCTCCTCGTCGCGGGAGAGGATTCAGGCGGCGTCCACGGCGCGAATCGTCTCGGTGGCAACGGGGTTGCCGAATCGTGCGTGTTCGGCGCACGCGCCGGCGTTACAGCCGCGCAAATCTGTTCCGAACTTGACATGCACGCTGTTGACGCATCCGCAGTCAATACGGCGCTGGACGCAGCACTTGCGCCCCTGACGCGTCCAGAAGGTGAGAATCCGTTCGCGATTCGCGATCGCGTGCAAGCGGTGATGTGGGAGGATGCGGGTCTCGTCCGAAGCGGCCCGCAACTTGCGCGTGCGCGTGCGACGCTCGACGAGCTTTCGGATCGCGCCCTGCACTGCGCCGCACCTAACGAACGCCGTTGGAATCTCGCGTGGCAGCAAGTCCTCGACGTACGCAATCTGATTACGGTTGCATCGCTCACCGCCCGTGCTGCCGAGCATCGTACCGAGACGCGCGGCTCGCATGCGCGCAGCGACTTCGCGAAGCGCGATGACGGTCGCTGGCTCGTCAACATCCATCTGCAAAACGATCGCATCTTCGAGGTTCCGGTCGTGATGACGCGCCTCAAGCCGGATGCCGCCGTCCCGGCATGA
- a CDS encoding fumarate hydratase, translated as MCYLPIMMGAAINTDAFYDQLEELGKRLYIESQIDIPPDVRAAIDAAMERESSQVARGIVNTMLRAMAISDKKHTLVCQDTGFPIFFVTIGRGFLIDGARLIDALTRGIERATVDHPLRSSIVSPITRENRQTSTGDGIPVVHIEFSKEIDYIDLLMIPKGSGSENMSFLKMLSPSDGINGVKKFVMEMTVGAGGKPCPPTIVGVGIGGTSDLCTLLAKKASIRPLGERNPDPQIAALELELLEAINATGIGPMGLGGDTTALDVHIEAAWTHITCNPVAINFQCWRGERRRAKIYADGEYEFGY; from the coding sequence GTGTGCTATCTCCCAATCATGATGGGAGCCGCGATCAATACCGATGCGTTTTACGATCAGCTCGAAGAGCTCGGAAAACGCTTGTACATCGAATCTCAAATCGATATTCCACCGGACGTTCGAGCGGCCATCGACGCGGCGATGGAGCGAGAGAGCAGCCAGGTAGCGCGAGGCATCGTAAACACGATGCTGCGCGCCATGGCGATCTCCGACAAGAAACACACGCTCGTCTGTCAAGACACCGGGTTTCCGATCTTCTTCGTGACGATCGGCCGGGGGTTCTTGATCGACGGGGCACGTTTGATCGATGCGCTCACGCGCGGCATCGAACGCGCAACGGTCGACCATCCGCTGCGCAGCAGCATCGTCTCGCCGATCACGCGCGAGAACCGCCAAACGAGCACGGGCGACGGCATCCCCGTCGTGCACATCGAGTTCTCGAAAGAGATCGACTACATCGACCTCTTGATGATCCCGAAAGGATCGGGCTCCGAGAACATGTCGTTCCTGAAAATGCTTTCGCCCTCCGACGGAATCAACGGCGTCAAGAAATTCGTCATGGAAATGACGGTCGGCGCGGGCGGTAAGCCGTGTCCGCCGACGATTGTCGGCGTCGGAATCGGCGGAACCTCCGATCTTTGCACGCTGCTTGCCAAGAAAGCCTCGATTCGACCGCTCGGTGAGCGTAATCCCGATCCGCAGATCGCGGCGCTCGAGCTCGAGCTGCTCGAGGCGATCAACGCGACCGGAATCGGGCCGATGGGGCTCGGGGGCGACACGACGGCACTCGACGTTCACATCGAAGCTGCCTGGACGCACATCACGTGCAATCCCGTCGCGATCAATTTCCAATGTTGGCGCGGCGAACGCCGGCGCGCCAAGATCTATGCCGACGGCGAATACGAATTCGGATACTGA